CAGAAGTTATTCATCTGAAGACAGCTCACCAAAAATTTCTTTTGGAAAACTGACAGAAACAAAAACAAAAAAGATAATGAGTGTTTCTGTTCATGTACATCATGCTTTAATGGACGGCCATCAGGTGGGAATGTTCATTGAAAAATTTCAGGAATTCATGAATGAATAAAGACTATCCAATGAATTATCCCCCTTCATAATAACTGAAGCAATAATTGTAACAAATAAATTAAATACTACTTAAATAGTAGTATTTAATTTAAACATTGTATATTTGTGGCATCAAACACAAATGCCAATTATAAAATGAATTCCTCAGCAACAAGAACTGAATCTCAATTGCCTCTGATCTGCTCTAATTCAAATGAGTTAATCTATGCTATGCGAATGCCATCCATGCGATGTTGTTCAATGGCATAATCTGCCAGTTCCGGTATAACACCGTCATTTAACTAATTATTTATTTCCGGCTTTTTCCAATAGTTCCAATTTCAGGGACCTGGGAATGGTATGCCTCCATCTTTTCAATCTTTAATTATGAAATTAAAATTACTACAGCTCTTTTCGCTGTTGATTCTGCTGTCTGTAAAGACATTTGCGCAGAATAAAACAATTACCGGCAAAGTTGTCGATCAGACTGATCATCAGCCAATTCCAGGAGTAAGCGTCCGTTTACACAACAAAAACACCGGCACAGTAACCAATGCACAGGGAGAATTTACACTTACGTTATCAGGAGATGAAAAATTCCTTGATTTCAGTTATATAGGTTATCTTTCCCAAAGTGTTAAAACGGGTGCTATTGCAGTAACTGTACAGCTTGTTCCGGATCTTCAGCAACTCAGCGAAGTGGTTGTAACCGGTTATGGTACTCAGGAACGAAAATTTATCTCCGGATCTATATCCACTATAAAAGGTGATCAGCTGAAAGATATTGCAGGATCCAGCTTCAACCAGCTGTTACAAGGCAAATCAACCGGTGTACAGGTATCCTCAGACTCCGGCGTACCAGGCGGAGGAGTTACCTTTCGTATCAGGGGGAACAACTCTATAAATGCTTCTGTTGAACCTTTATATGTAATAGACGGAGTGTTTGTAAACAGTAAGGATCCGATCACAACGAGCCTGGGTAATCAGGCCGGCTCTAATCCATTATCAGATATTAATCCGGCAGATATTGAATCTCTGGTAATCTTAAAGGATGCGAATTCAACAGCTATTTATGGCTCACTGGGAGCTAACGGTGTGGTATTGGTAACTACCAGACGCGGAAAGCTGAATACTAAAGCAAAAATTAATTTAAGCACCTTCCAGGGCTGGTCTGATGCGAACAAAAAGTTTAAAACCGCCACTGGTCCTCAAACAGCTGAACTAGCCAATGAAGCTGTAATTAACACAGCAAAAGACCGGGGTACCGACCCAGCCACAATAACACTACCTTTTCCAAATCCTTCTGCACTGCCAACCTATGACAGAATAAGCGATTTATTCAGAACTGCCAGAACTTCAAATTATGAAATCTCGGCACAAGGTGGCTCTGCAAACAGTACTTATTATACAGGCTTAAGTTATCTAAAACAGGAATCTATTGTTAAGCCTTCCGGCTTTGAAAGATATACTGGCAGATTTAATTATGATAATAACCTCACAGATAAACTGAAAGTAGGAACCAGTTTCAATTTCACACGCACTTTCAGAAATGTGAGCAGTAATGACAACAATGCAACAGGTGTAATTAATTCTGCAATATTTCCAAGATCCTATCTTCCTGTATATAATACCGACGGTACTTTTGCCAGATACGGAAGTTTCGACAATCATATTGCCCTGATCGAAAACCTGAATAATTCTGCCGTGGGTTGGCGGACAATAGGTAATTTATTTGCTGAATATACAATATTACCGGAATTGAAACTGAGAAGCAGCTGGAGTATTGATAATAACAGCGCTTATGAAAACAATTACAGCAATACATTAATCAGTGCAGGTATCGCTTCTAACGGATCAGCATCTTCGTATGAAAGCAAGAACCTGGTATTAACCAATGAACAGGTTTTAACTTATATTAAATCATTTGGAGAAGATAAAAAACATAATATTAATGCATTAATCGGGAATACGTTAAGCACTAATCTTGCACAGGGAACCAGTGCTACAGGAACCGGATTTGCAACCAATGCATTAACTGCTATACAGGATGCAGCAATCCGCTCAGGTTCCTCTTATCGCTCACA
This portion of the Pedobacter lusitanus genome encodes:
- a CDS encoding SusC/RagA family TonB-linked outer membrane protein — encoded protein: MKLKLLQLFSLLILLSVKTFAQNKTITGKVVDQTDHQPIPGVSVRLHNKNTGTVTNAQGEFTLTLSGDEKFLDFSYIGYLSQSVKTGAIAVTVQLVPDLQQLSEVVVTGYGTQERKFISGSISTIKGDQLKDIAGSSFNQLLQGKSTGVQVSSDSGVPGGGVTFRIRGNNSINASVEPLYVIDGVFVNSKDPITTSLGNQAGSNPLSDINPADIESLVILKDANSTAIYGSLGANGVVLVTTRRGKLNTKAKINLSTFQGWSDANKKFKTATGPQTAELANEAVINTAKDRGTDPATITLPFPNPSALPTYDRISDLFRTARTSNYEISAQGGSANSTYYTGLSYLKQESIVKPSGFERYTGRFNYDNNLTDKLKVGTSFNFTRTFRNVSSNDNNATGVINSAIFPRSYLPVYNTDGTFARYGSFDNHIALIENLNNSAVGWRTIGNLFAEYTILPELKLRSSWSIDNNSAYENNYSNTLISAGIASNGSASSYESKNLVLTNEQVLTYIKSFGEDKKHNINALIGNTLSTNLAQGTSATGTGFATNALTAIQDAAIRSGSSYRSQNKLVSFFGKASYTFNQKYTIDGSLRADASSKFGKNKQWGYFPSGGLTWRAGQEEFISKLGIFNELKFRASAGLSGNQNGIGDYAALGLWKAGYNYLENAGTAPAQLANPDLTWETTRQIDLGTEFSILKNRLSFTFDYYNKYTYNLLLNVPVPSRSGFSSQLQNFGAVRNKGLELSIHSVNIETKNFSWTTDFNVSQNTNKIEKLASDITLGASGRNISILREGYAVNSFQLYKQLYVDPNTGNAVYEDVNNDGQINTADRQIVGSAIPKYTGGLTNTLTYKNFDFNFFFYFQQGNKIINMHDFFLVHGGTQNNIGFDPRQLERWQKPGDITDIPRLTTYSGDPATNGGSANNYGGNVARLSTRYLEDGSFIRLKNITLGYSIPSLITNKWGISKARIYVSGTNLLTFTKYKGLDPEVSSQSADQNTAGYDWATVPQPRTIQAGISVTF